Proteins from a single region of Mucilaginibacter daejeonensis:
- a CDS encoding UDP-N-acetylmuramoyl-tripeptide--D-alanyl-D-alanine ligase: protein MVIEKLYELYLQHPTISTDTRKIAPSSLFFALKGDKFDANTFAQQAIEAGAAYAIIDNAAYRISERYILVDDVLETLQDLARYHRKQLQIPVIGLTGSNGKTTSKELINAVLSQKFTTLATQGNLNNHIGVPLTILTINASHQMAVIEMGANHQKEIDLLCSISQPTHGLITNVGKAHLEGFGGIEGVKKGKGELYDHLKAHEGIAFVNSNITDLLKMQQDRDLQKVIHYGRDKQKDTIYGQLTGNAPFLSLRWGIKDVPEEHSVASQLTGEYNLDNILAAICIGHHFGLTPDQINAGVAGYQPRNNRSQITKTATNTLICDYYNANPSSMVVAIDNLNKMAAEHKVLILGDMFEMGEEAAAEHEAIIKAALAAPADEHIFVGNEFYQQKQDQQGTYYRTAEEAIAAMQSRPITNSTILIKGSRGMALERLVSLL from the coding sequence ATGGTCATCGAGAAATTATACGAGCTGTATCTGCAGCATCCCACCATCAGTACCGATACGCGCAAGATCGCGCCGTCAAGCTTGTTCTTTGCCCTAAAAGGCGATAAGTTCGATGCCAACACCTTTGCTCAGCAAGCCATTGAGGCAGGTGCTGCATATGCTATCATCGATAACGCGGCCTACCGTATATCAGAGCGATATATTTTGGTAGATGACGTGCTGGAAACTTTGCAGGACCTGGCCCGATATCACCGCAAGCAATTACAGATCCCGGTGATCGGCCTCACCGGCTCCAATGGTAAAACGACCTCCAAGGAGCTGATCAATGCCGTGCTATCACAAAAATTCACTACGCTGGCTACTCAGGGTAATTTGAATAACCATATAGGAGTCCCGCTCACGATTCTAACCATCAACGCTTCACACCAAATGGCCGTGATCGAAATGGGGGCCAACCATCAAAAAGAGATCGATCTTTTATGCTCCATCTCTCAACCTACCCATGGCCTGATCACCAACGTGGGCAAGGCTCATTTAGAAGGTTTCGGCGGTATAGAGGGCGTTAAAAAAGGAAAGGGTGAGCTGTACGATCACCTGAAGGCTCACGAAGGTATAGCCTTTGTGAACAGCAACATCACCGACCTGCTGAAAATGCAGCAAGACCGTGACCTCCAAAAAGTGATCCACTATGGCCGCGACAAGCAGAAAGATACCATTTATGGTCAACTGACCGGAAATGCACCTTTTTTATCCCTGCGATGGGGCATTAAGGATGTACCTGAAGAACATTCCGTAGCCTCGCAACTGACCGGCGAGTACAACCTCGACAATATTTTGGCGGCGATCTGCATCGGTCATCATTTTGGGTTAACGCCCGACCAGATCAACGCAGGAGTAGCCGGCTATCAGCCCCGTAACAACCGATCACAGATCACCAAAACAGCCACTAACACCCTGATATGTGATTATTATAATGCTAACCCCAGCAGCATGGTGGTAGCTATTGATAACCTCAACAAAATGGCTGCCGAACACAAAGTGCTGATCCTGGGCGATATGTTCGAGATGGGCGAAGAGGCCGCTGCCGAGCACGAGGCCATCATCAAGGCCGCGCTGGCCGCTCCAGCCGATGAGCATATATTTGTGGGGAACGAGTTCTACCAGCAAAAGCAAGATCAGCAGGGCACCTATTATCGCACCGCCGAGGAGGCCATTGCCGCTATGCAAAGCCGACCGATCACCAACAGTACCATACTGATCAAAGGATCAAGAGGCATGGCTTTGGAGCGCCTGGTCAGTTTGCTATAA
- a CDS encoding LysE family translocator, whose protein sequence is MIFLTFFLGLIANFIGYIPPGNINLTLTQLTINRGMRQALRFITAFSSVEFIFTIIIMQAAEWLAAQKHVDTIIDWVMIVLFSVMGTITWINRNKPPKAKYNDRESIRYGILLGFINPMQIPFWMIAGTYLLAHHWILPGMFALVIFSLGSAAGSFLCLYLYARSAKYIQSKFALSTQLLNKSIAILFFSLAAYHIVKQIYVVFFKH, encoded by the coding sequence ATGATCTTTCTGACATTCTTCCTGGGGTTGATAGCCAACTTCATAGGCTATATACCCCCAGGCAACATAAACCTTACCCTAACGCAATTGACCATTAACCGTGGTATGCGCCAGGCGTTGCGTTTTATCACCGCTTTTTCGAGTGTCGAGTTCATCTTTACCATCATCATTATGCAGGCCGCCGAGTGGCTGGCCGCCCAAAAACATGTTGATACCATTATCGACTGGGTGATGATCGTGCTCTTCAGCGTGATGGGTACCATTACCTGGATCAACCGCAACAAGCCCCCCAAAGCCAAATACAACGACCGCGAAAGCATCCGTTACGGCATCCTGCTGGGCTTCATCAACCCTATGCAGATCCCTTTTTGGATGATCGCTGGTACTTACCTGCTGGCCCATCACTGGATACTGCCGGGCATGTTCGCACTGGTGATCTTCAGTTTGGGATCGGCGGCCGGATCGTTCCTTTGCTTATACCTGTATGCACGGTCGGCCAAGTACATCCAAAGTAAATTCGCTTTGAGCACACAGTTGCTGAATAAGAGCATCGCCATCCTTTTCTTCTCGCTGGCGGCATACCACATCGTGAAGCAGATCTACGTAGTGTTTTTTAAGCATTAG
- a CDS encoding cobalamin-binding protein yields MPANRIITLLPAATEIVCALGLEDRLVGRSHECDHPETVKLLPVCSHDRLAANLSSRQIDEQIKSMVTNAISVYEVDAEKIKQLAPDVVITQDQCAACAVSLPEVEQALADQLDKPARIISLQPDSLEDIFANITEVAQALDAMPAAELLLEEMNERIDIIRHKLKFIDKKPTVACIEWLDPLMASGNWIPELVEIAGGTPIMAQKGKHSPYIQWEDLRLEDPEVIVIMACGFSVERTMREMDVLLQLPGFTDLQAVKNSRLYITDGNQYFNRPGPRMVDSIEILAEIINPKQFIFGYEGNGWVSFG; encoded by the coding sequence ATGCCTGCTAATAGGATCATCACTTTATTACCCGCCGCTACCGAGATCGTTTGTGCCTTAGGGCTGGAAGATCGTTTAGTGGGCCGTTCGCACGAGTGCGATCACCCCGAAACGGTGAAACTGCTCCCGGTTTGCTCGCACGATAGGCTGGCCGCCAACCTGAGCAGCCGCCAGATCGATGAGCAGATAAAAAGCATGGTGACCAATGCCATATCGGTGTATGAGGTAGATGCCGAAAAGATCAAACAACTGGCGCCCGATGTGGTGATCACCCAGGATCAGTGCGCTGCGTGTGCGGTATCATTGCCCGAGGTTGAGCAGGCACTGGCCGATCAGCTTGACAAGCCTGCACGGATCATTTCCTTACAGCCTGATAGTTTGGAGGATATATTTGCCAATATCACCGAGGTGGCCCAGGCCCTGGATGCCATGCCTGCGGCGGAGCTACTGCTGGAGGAGATGAACGAGCGTATCGACATCATCAGGCATAAGCTTAAGTTCATTGATAAAAAGCCTACGGTGGCCTGCATCGAGTGGCTTGACCCGTTGATGGCCTCCGGTAACTGGATACCCGAGCTGGTGGAGATCGCTGGTGGTACGCCCATCATGGCCCAAAAAGGCAAGCATTCGCCATATATACAATGGGAGGACCTGCGCCTGGAAGACCCCGAAGTGATCGTGATCATGGCCTGTGGTTTTTCGGTAGAGCGTACCATGCGCGAGATGGATGTGCTGCTGCAACTGCCGGGCTTCACCGATCTGCAGGCCGTTAAGAACTCGCGCTTGTACATCACCGATGGGAACCAGTACTTTAACCGCCCCGGCCCGCGTATGGTGGACTCGATCGAGATACTGGCCGAGATCATTAATCCCAAGCAGTTCATATTCGGGTATGAAGGTAACGGCTGGGTAAGTTTCGGCTAA
- a CDS encoding rhamnogalacturonan acetylesterase — MTTPSPDGPEPLQIMMMIKRLSSKPLLSVTFAALLAAYTPAARAQNTYTYHFDMRPGQPKAGWIAVKPDQAYNGSYGFDMGTVVKAVAHPGKKVSGAVTSDQPFYFSASVPEGNYRITLTLGDQEQSSNTTVKAESRRLMLENVVTKPGEFKIISFMVNVRKPQISGGDSVRLKPREVGKLDWDDKLTLEFDGKTFLNTLEIQKVTDQITVYLAGNSTVVDQDDEPWAAWGQMIPRFFKQGVAVANHAESGLTLGSFMGSKRLDKVMSLIRPGDYLFIEFGHNDQKEKGPNDGPWRSYAERLKTYIARTRQKGAIPVIVTSTARRSFDAEGRTVNTLGEYPDAARKVARDEGVTLIDLNAMTTRFYDALGVEPSKKALVHYPANTFPGQTKAFEDNTHFNPYGAYELAKCVAQGIRTSDLALKEYLVDMPAFDPSHPDALDSFNWPLSPKNSTIKPDGN; from the coding sequence ATGACCACGCCCTCACCTGATGGGCCCGAACCGCTGCAGATAATGATGATGATCAAGAGGCTTTCCTCCAAACCTTTACTGTCCGTAACCTTCGCGGCACTACTGGCTGCGTATACACCTGCCGCACGTGCTCAAAACACGTATACTTACCATTTTGATATGCGCCCCGGTCAGCCCAAGGCGGGCTGGATCGCTGTAAAGCCTGATCAGGCATACAATGGCAGCTATGGGTTCGATATGGGCACAGTGGTAAAGGCGGTGGCGCACCCCGGCAAAAAGGTCTCGGGGGCGGTCACTTCTGATCAGCCTTTTTACTTTTCGGCCTCGGTTCCTGAGGGCAATTACCGCATTACGCTCACTTTGGGCGATCAAGAACAAAGCAGCAATACGACGGTCAAGGCCGAATCGCGCCGGTTGATGCTCGAGAACGTGGTCACCAAACCGGGGGAGTTCAAGATCATCAGCTTCATGGTCAACGTGCGTAAGCCGCAGATCAGCGGGGGCGACAGCGTAAGGCTGAAACCGCGCGAGGTGGGCAAACTGGACTGGGATGATAAGTTAACGCTCGAGTTCGATGGCAAAACGTTCCTCAATACCCTCGAGATACAAAAGGTGACCGATCAGATCACCGTATACCTGGCTGGTAACTCCACGGTGGTGGATCAGGACGATGAGCCCTGGGCCGCCTGGGGGCAAATGATCCCGAGGTTCTTTAAGCAGGGTGTGGCCGTGGCCAACCACGCCGAATCGGGCCTAACGCTGGGCAGCTTTATGGGCAGCAAACGGCTCGATAAGGTAATGAGCCTCATTCGCCCCGGCGACTACCTGTTCATCGAGTTCGGCCATAATGATCAAAAAGAGAAAGGACCTAACGATGGCCCGTGGCGGTCATATGCCGAACGGTTAAAGACCTATATTGCCCGTACGCGTCAAAAAGGGGCCATTCCGGTCATCGTGACCTCAACGGCACGCCGCTCGTTCGATGCCGAAGGCCGTACAGTGAACACCCTGGGCGAATACCCCGACGCGGCCCGCAAGGTGGCCAGGGATGAGGGCGTGACCCTGATCGATCTGAACGCCATGACCACTAGATTTTATGATGCGCTGGGTGTAGAGCCATCCAAAAAAGCATTGGTACATTACCCGGCCAATACCTTCCCCGGGCAGACCAAGGCGTTTGAAGATAACACCCATTTTAATCCATACGGTGCATATGAACTGGCCAAATGTGTGGCCCAAGGCATCCGCACAAGCGATCTGGCCTTGAAAGAGTACCTGGTCGACATGCCAGCGTTCGACCCATCGCACCCCGATGCGCTCGATAGTTTTAACTGGCCGCTAAGCCCCAAGAACTCTACCATTAAACCTGATGGTAATTAA
- a CDS encoding oligogalacturonate lyase family protein, with product MMKKELLTLLLLAGVGLAALAQPVLETGAGKKPMSVNEWIDKDTGHKVVRLVSRPGGNSSFYFNNECFVPQKGTEGDIMVFTGGTTKGKQLFTINLKTKAVTQLTFRSKVSGEMVCPKTREAFYQCGDSIFAANVDTRKERFIYAFDPSFKGRVGTVNADGTYMACVKAVGDQEREILKQYPEKRDFFQRIYNAHIEHVLYILDTRTKQLKEVNRENEWTNHLLFSPTDPNVLSYCHEGPWEKVDRIWNYNIATNRSILLHKRTMPMEIAGHEFFSPRGNTEWFDLQKPKGQTFFLAGYDMATGKEKIYQMDRNEWSIHFNVTADEKLFCGDGGDPNQVAKAPDGMWIYLFHPNGDRFRSEKLVNMKNHYYKFEPNVHFSPDEKWVIFRANFEGHEEIYAVEIDKATQAG from the coding sequence ATGATGAAGAAGGAATTGTTGACCCTGTTGTTGCTTGCCGGCGTTGGCCTGGCCGCCCTGGCGCAACCCGTGCTGGAGACCGGTGCAGGCAAAAAGCCCATGTCTGTTAACGAGTGGATCGATAAAGATACCGGCCACAAAGTGGTGCGTTTGGTATCACGGCCGGGCGGTAACTCAAGTTTTTATTTTAATAATGAATGCTTTGTGCCGCAAAAAGGTACCGAGGGCGATATCATGGTGTTCACCGGGGGAACGACCAAGGGTAAACAATTGTTCACCATCAACCTAAAGACCAAGGCCGTAACACAGTTGACCTTCCGCAGCAAGGTATCGGGCGAGATGGTTTGCCCTAAAACACGCGAGGCCTTTTACCAATGTGGCGATAGCATTTTTGCTGCCAATGTAGATACTCGTAAAGAGCGGTTCATTTATGCTTTTGATCCCTCGTTCAAAGGCAGGGTAGGTACCGTAAATGCCGATGGTACGTACATGGCCTGCGTAAAGGCGGTAGGCGATCAGGAGCGCGAGATATTGAAGCAATACCCCGAAAAACGCGATTTTTTCCAGCGCATCTATAATGCCCACATCGAGCATGTGCTGTACATCTTAGATACCCGCACCAAACAGTTAAAGGAAGTGAACCGTGAGAACGAGTGGACCAACCATTTGCTGTTCTCGCCAACTGACCCCAACGTGTTATCCTACTGCCATGAGGGCCCGTGGGAAAAGGTGGACCGCATATGGAACTACAACATCGCCACTAATAGGTCGATCCTGTTGCACAAGCGTACTATGCCTATGGAGATCGCCGGTCATGAGTTCTTTTCACCGCGCGGTAATACCGAATGGTTCGATCTGCAAAAGCCTAAGGGACAGACCTTCTTTTTGGCAGGCTATGACATGGCTACAGGTAAAGAGAAGATATACCAGATGGACCGCAACGAGTGGTCGATCCACTTTAACGTAACGGCCGACGAAAAGCTTTTTTGCGGCGATGGGGGCGACCCTAACCAGGTGGCCAAAGCACCCGACGGCATGTGGATCTACTTGTTCCACCCCAATGGCGACCGTTTCCGGTCAGAAAAGCTGGTGAACATGAAGAACCATTATTACAAATTCGAGCCGAACGTCCATTTCTCACCCGATGAAAAATGGGTGATCTTTAGAGCTAACTTTGAAGGGCATGAGGAGATATATGCTGTTGAGATAGACAAAGCCACCCAGGCCGGATAA
- a CDS encoding rhamnogalacturonan acetylesterase, producing MRTLRYTAIILLAAVAMLAFRQPSKPVIYLIGDSTVHNADKETWGWGSIIGNYFDDSKITVNNQAMAGRSTRTFIKENRWHRVDSMLKPGDYVLMQFGHNEGSKPDTNKAGYRGVLNGTGEETVDLTWPNGTKETVHTYGYYLRKFIRETKAKGATPIVLSMIPRNDWKDGKVKRASNDYGKWAKEIADQEGASFIDLNAITADKYDAWGADSVKKHFPIDHTHPNKMGATVNAESIVAGIKANKKIKLNQYLKK from the coding sequence ATGAGAACATTACGATACACCGCGATCATCCTTTTAGCTGCTGTAGCCATGCTGGCCTTCAGGCAACCATCTAAACCGGTCATTTACCTCATTGGCGATTCTACCGTTCACAACGCCGACAAAGAGACCTGGGGCTGGGGTTCCATCATTGGCAACTACTTTGACGACAGCAAGATCACGGTGAACAACCAGGCCATGGCCGGGCGCAGCACCCGTACCTTTATCAAGGAGAACCGCTGGCACCGGGTAGATTCGATGCTAAAACCGGGCGATTATGTGCTGATGCAATTTGGCCACAACGAGGGCAGCAAGCCCGATACCAATAAGGCCGGTTACCGTGGTGTATTGAATGGCACCGGCGAGGAGACCGTTGACCTGACCTGGCCCAACGGCACCAAAGAGACCGTGCACACCTATGGCTACTACCTGCGCAAATTCATCCGCGAGACCAAAGCTAAAGGCGCTACCCCGATCGTGCTTTCGATGATCCCGCGTAACGATTGGAAGGATGGTAAGGTAAAGCGCGCCAGTAATGACTACGGCAAGTGGGCTAAAGAGATAGCAGACCAGGAAGGTGCGTCGTTCATCGACTTGAACGCCATTACGGCCGATAAATATGACGCCTGGGGTGCCGATTCGGTGAAGAAACACTTCCCGATCGATCATACGCACCCGAACAAGATGGGTGCTACGGTAAATGCCGAATCCATAGTGGCGGGCATCAAAGCCAACAAAAAGATCAAATTGAACCAATATTTAAAGAAATAG
- a CDS encoding rhamnogalacturonan acetylesterase has protein sequence MYKGHLTRSIKAAVIMVAALALYSFMQAPKPVLYLVGDSTVKNGKGKGDGGLWGWGNYVGAYFDSTRITVENDALGGTSSRTFQTQGHWDKVLAKIKPGDYVMMQFGHNDSSPLVDTSRARGTIKSNGDEQQDLYNPLTKKQEVIHSYGWYLRKMIGEAKAKGATVLVCSLIPRNAWKDGKVTRSSADYGLWAKQAAAQAGATFIDLNTLVADVYDSEGQQKVGTVYFTDKDHTHTIEAGAKLNAQLVAKGIKESSSPLRSYLK, from the coding sequence ATGTATAAAGGTCATTTAACAAGAAGCATTAAAGCTGCCGTGATCATGGTAGCAGCACTGGCACTGTACTCGTTCATGCAGGCGCCCAAACCGGTACTTTACCTCGTGGGCGATTCTACCGTGAAGAACGGCAAAGGCAAAGGCGATGGCGGCCTGTGGGGCTGGGGAAATTACGTAGGCGCGTATTTTGACAGCACCCGCATCACGGTAGAGAATGATGCTTTGGGTGGTACCAGCAGCCGTACCTTTCAAACGCAAGGCCACTGGGATAAGGTACTGGCCAAGATCAAGCCCGGCGACTATGTGATGATGCAGTTCGGGCACAATGATTCGAGCCCGCTGGTTGACACCTCACGTGCCCGCGGCACCATCAAAAGCAATGGCGATGAGCAACAGGACCTGTACAACCCGCTAACTAAAAAGCAGGAGGTGATCCACAGCTATGGCTGGTACCTGCGTAAAATGATCGGCGAGGCTAAGGCTAAAGGCGCTACTGTACTGGTGTGCTCATTGATCCCACGCAACGCCTGGAAGGATGGCAAGGTGACCCGCAGCAGTGCCGATTACGGCCTGTGGGCCAAACAGGCCGCTGCCCAGGCAGGCGCTACTTTTATTGACCTGAACACCCTGGTGGCCGATGTTTACGACAGCGAAGGCCAGCAAAAAGTAGGCACCGTTTACTTTACCGATAAGGATCATACGCATACCATTGAAGCAGGTGCTAAACTGAACGCTCAGTTGGTGGCCAAAGGCATTAAAGAGAGCAGTTCACCTTTGCGCAGCTACCTGAAATAA
- a CDS encoding glycoside hydrolase family 88/105 protein has protein sequence MRRPIPFMVAALMLIAPLKTLQAQKLPAKAKIVSDMALANEYFMKKWPDPSTPTNVNKVRSSNLWTRAVYYEGLMALHKIDPLQKYKKYALDWGTFHKWEPRDGLNTRNADNQCCGQTYIELYELDKKPEYIEPIKKNIDMMLTGDKIDDWNWIDALQMAMPVFAKLGAIYKDDRYYERMYEIYNYSKTKHGGNGLYNPQEHLWWRDKDFVPPYKEPNGANCYWSRGNGWVVAAMVRVLEVMPKNAPHRNEYLTMYKDMVEALVPLQRADGYWNVSLMDPTHFGGKELTGTALFAYGMAWGVNNGILKKKTYQPIITKAWNAMVKDCLHPDGMLGFVQGTGKEPKDGQPVAYDHIPDFEDYGLGCFLLAGSEVYRLSK, from the coding sequence ATGAGAAGACCGATACCGTTTATGGTAGCCGCTTTGATGCTGATCGCCCCACTGAAAACTTTGCAGGCGCAAAAGCTGCCTGCCAAAGCCAAGATCGTGAGCGATATGGCACTGGCCAATGAATACTTCATGAAAAAATGGCCCGACCCATCTACCCCAACCAACGTGAATAAGGTACGGTCGAGCAACTTGTGGACCCGCGCCGTTTACTATGAGGGATTGATGGCGTTGCATAAGATCGATCCGCTGCAAAAATATAAGAAGTACGCGCTGGACTGGGGCACCTTCCATAAATGGGAACCACGCGACGGACTGAACACCCGCAACGCCGATAACCAGTGCTGCGGACAGACCTACATCGAGCTGTACGAACTGGATAAAAAGCCCGAATACATCGAACCGATCAAAAAGAACATCGACATGATGCTCACCGGTGATAAGATCGATGATTGGAACTGGATCGACGCGCTGCAAATGGCCATGCCGGTTTTTGCCAAGTTAGGCGCCATTTACAAGGACGACCGCTACTACGAGCGCATGTACGAGATCTACAATTACTCCAAGACCAAGCACGGCGGCAATGGCCTGTACAACCCGCAGGAGCATTTGTGGTGGCGCGATAAGGACTTTGTTCCGCCCTACAAAGAGCCTAACGGTGCCAACTGTTACTGGTCGCGCGGTAACGGCTGGGTAGTGGCCGCCATGGTACGCGTGTTGGAAGTGATGCCAAAGAACGCGCCGCACCGCAATGAATACCTGACAATGTATAAGGACATGGTCGAGGCATTGGTGCCTCTACAAAGAGCAGATGGTTACTGGAACGTTAGCCTGATGGACCCGACCCACTTTGGTGGAAAGGAACTGACCGGTACGGCGCTGTTCGCTTATGGTATGGCCTGGGGTGTTAACAACGGCATCCTGAAAAAGAAGACCTACCAGCCGATCATCACCAAGGCCTGGAACGCCATGGTGAAAGATTGCCTGCACCCTGATGGCATGCTGGGCTTTGTACAAGGCACCGGCAAAGAGCCGAAAGATGGCCAACCCGTAGCTTACGACCATATCCCCGACTTTGAGGATTACGGTCTGGGTTGTTTCCTGCTGGCTGGCAGCGAGGTGTACCGCCTGAGCAAGTAA
- a CDS encoding TonB-dependent receptor produces the protein MIKLSTSICLLLSISTFSAFAQQRDTTVTDSARKLRSVMVRGYLSEQQMIQVPASVGVLSAKQLTLQPSNSLVSAMNTLPGIRMEERTPGSYRLSIRGSLLRSPFGVRNVKIYFDEMPLTDAGGNTYLNALDIADLYSIEVLKGPDGSLFGANSGGVVLIDPVNRGNDSSTASLNVNAGSYGLIHQNATVHQRWGSNDLNIGQGYQSYDGYRDHSYMRRHYFQLADRYRYGKGNQLKAIGFYSDLKYQTPGGLTLAQFEANPRASRPATPATGSAIDQNIGISTKMLYGGLVNEARLSDRIRNVATIFGSHVDFANPFITNYEQRTEGTYGARTYFELSSLPAVAFEWKLDLGAEWQRTNADINNYDNLKGIKGKPQAIDEVNTDQHFFFTRYAATVARRLNIEAALSLNYYQYKYRNIYPLYQPGSNTKNFDPQLMPRLALSYQILSNFIWRASVSRGYSTPTIAEVRPTNNIVNTDLQPENGWNYETGFRLRDRDETLMLDASVFYYRLSNSIVNQRLTNETDYFINAGGTRQLGLELNFSAWLLKPQSTGVIRGVQLNEALTVSRFNFRDYRVNNVDYSGNRLTGVPRQVVVSSLQFRLPQAIYVFVQHNYTGKLPVNDANSVYAKAYHLLQAKAGWQFSVGRATRLNLYAGADNLLNQRYSLGNDLNAVGNRYYNPAPLRNYYAGFSIGI, from the coding sequence ATGATCAAACTGTCTACTTCCATCTGCTTACTGCTATCCATCTCCACCTTTTCCGCTTTTGCCCAGCAACGTGATACCACCGTTACCGACAGCGCCCGAAAACTGCGCTCGGTTATGGTGAGAGGTTACCTGAGCGAACAGCAGATGATCCAGGTGCCTGCCTCAGTAGGCGTGTTAAGCGCTAAACAGCTTACGCTGCAACCCAGTAACTCACTGGTCAGCGCCATGAACACGCTGCCTGGCATCCGCATGGAAGAGCGTACACCGGGCAGTTACCGATTGTCTATCAGGGGAAGTTTGCTTCGGTCGCCGTTCGGGGTGCGTAACGTGAAGATCTACTTTGACGAGATGCCGCTCACCGATGCAGGCGGCAACACCTACCTCAACGCGCTCGATATCGCCGATCTGTATAGCATCGAGGTATTGAAGGGGCCAGATGGCAGCCTCTTCGGGGCTAACTCGGGCGGTGTGGTACTGATCGATCCCGTGAACCGCGGCAACGACAGCAGTACTGCCTCCCTCAACGTCAACGCCGGCTCATACGGTTTGATCCACCAGAACGCGACCGTTCATCAGCGTTGGGGCAGTAACGACCTCAACATTGGCCAGGGCTATCAAAGCTATGATGGTTACCGCGACCATAGCTACATGCGCCGCCATTACTTTCAATTAGCCGACCGTTACCGCTATGGCAAAGGCAACCAGCTCAAGGCCATCGGCTTTTACAGTGACCTGAAATACCAAACACCTGGCGGACTCACGCTGGCACAGTTCGAGGCCAACCCGCGTGCATCGCGGCCGGCCACACCGGCCACGGGCAGCGCCATCGATCAGAACATCGGCATCAGCACCAAGATGCTATATGGCGGCTTGGTGAACGAGGCCCGACTGAGCGACCGCATCCGCAATGTGGCCACCATATTTGGCTCGCATGTGGATTTTGCCAACCCCTTTATCACCAACTACGAGCAACGCACCGAAGGCACCTACGGCGCACGCACCTACTTTGAGCTGAGCAGCTTACCGGCCGTTGCCTTCGAGTGGAAGCTTGACCTGGGCGCCGAGTGGCAGCGCACCAATGCCGATATCAACAATTATGACAACCTGAAAGGCATTAAAGGCAAGCCACAAGCCATTGATGAGGTGAACACCGATCAGCACTTCTTTTTTACGCGCTATGCCGCTACCGTGGCCCGCCGGTTGAACATTGAGGCAGCACTGAGCCTGAACTATTACCAGTATAAGTACCGCAACATTTACCCGCTTTATCAGCCGGGAAGCAACACCAAGAACTTCGACCCGCAACTAATGCCGAGGTTGGCGCTATCTTACCAGATCCTGAGCAATTTTATTTGGAGAGCATCGGTGAGCCGGGGTTACTCCACCCCTACTATTGCCGAAGTTAGGCCTACCAACAACATTGTGAACACCGACCTGCAGCCCGAGAACGGCTGGAACTACGAGACCGGCTTCCGTTTGCGCGACCGCGACGAGACCCTGATGCTGGATGCCTCGGTGTTCTACTACCGGCTCAGCAACTCGATCGTGAACCAGCGCCTGACTAACGAGACGGACTATTTCATCAACGCAGGCGGCACCAGGCAATTAGGTCTTGAACTGAACTTCAGTGCCTGGCTGCTTAAGCCGCAAAGCACAGGCGTGATCAGGGGAGTGCAATTGAATGAGGCGCTTACGGTGAGCCGTTTCAACTTCCGCGATTATCGTGTGAACAATGTGGACTATTCGGGTAACCGCCTTACAGGTGTACCGCGCCAGGTGGTGGTGAGCAGTTTGCAGTTCAGGTTGCCACAGGCCATTTATGTGTTCGTGCAGCATAACTATACCGGCAAGCTGCCCGTTAACGATGCCAACTCGGTTTACGCCAAAGCTTATCACTTATTGCAGGCCAAAGCAGGCTGGCAGTTCAGTGTAGGCAGGGCTACCCGCCTCAACCTGTACGCCGGGGCCGATAACCTGCTCAACCAGCGCTATAGCTTAGGTAACGATCTTAACGCCGTAGGCAACCGCTATTATAACCCGGCACCTTTACGCAATTACTACGCAGGGTTCAGCATCGGTATATAA